From a region of the Maridesulfovibrio ferrireducens genome:
- a CDS encoding ribonucleoside triphosphate reductase encodes MPTQIMKRDGRLETWSTKRVAQAVFKALNASGIKDPLMAKRMARQVENKLEGVSIPEQEHVQNMVEEVLMDSRLHNAAKKYILYRDSRRRLRSQKDAYLDIKETIDDYLDQSDWRVAENANMTHSYQGLMLHLSGTVQARYALEKYPEEIRQAHEHGYFHVHDLSYGLAGYCAGWSLRDLLLEGFNLEGRSCAGPAKHFDAALGQMVNFLGTLQNEWAGAQAFNNVDTYLAPFIRHDNLSYADVLQAMQKFVFNMNTTSRWGGQSPFTNLSFDLVPPKHIAGEAIIIGGVLQDSTYGEYSAEMEMINRSFIEVMLHGDHHNRIFSFPIPTYNVTEDFPWDSEIGRTLLELTAKYGVPYFQNFISSDLNPEDVRSMCCRLQMDLREIRNKVGGLFGAGDLTGSIGVVTLNLPKLAYLAQGEEDFLDLIEEYAEQAKNSLEFKRKLIQTNLDNGMFPWSHRYLKNGYKGHFSTIGLLGGHEACLNLLDKGIETPSGIRLMTRVLNHLRDLTVRFQEETGNLYNLEATPAEGTSYRLARIDKSLYADIKTSGNETPYYTNSTTLPVGISNDVIMALTHQNKLQPLYTGGSVFHTFLGESISDLDALKSFIIKAFRQTKIPYLSITPTFSICKDHGYIYGEHYECPDCGEPAEVYTRIVGYYRPVTRWNEGKKAEYKDRMEYTTFSCS; translated from the coding sequence ATGCCCACGCAGATAATGAAGCGGGACGGCCGGTTGGAAACATGGTCGACAAAGAGAGTTGCACAGGCGGTATTTAAAGCACTAAATGCAAGCGGCATTAAAGACCCCCTGATGGCCAAACGTATGGCCCGGCAAGTTGAAAACAAACTCGAAGGCGTTTCTATTCCTGAACAGGAACATGTTCAGAATATGGTTGAAGAAGTCCTTATGGACTCAAGATTGCACAATGCTGCAAAAAAATACATTCTCTACCGCGACAGCCGCCGCAGACTGAGAAGTCAGAAAGACGCATACCTCGACATCAAGGAAACGATTGACGATTACCTTGACCAAAGCGACTGGCGTGTTGCTGAAAATGCCAACATGACCCATTCCTATCAAGGGTTGATGCTTCATTTGTCGGGTACAGTACAAGCCCGCTACGCTCTTGAAAAATATCCTGAAGAAATCAGACAGGCCCATGAACACGGATACTTTCATGTTCATGACCTTTCATACGGTCTTGCAGGATACTGCGCAGGATGGAGTCTTCGCGACCTTCTTCTTGAGGGATTCAACCTTGAAGGCAGATCATGCGCAGGTCCGGCTAAGCATTTTGACGCAGCCCTCGGACAAATGGTTAACTTTCTCGGCACACTTCAAAATGAATGGGCCGGAGCACAAGCCTTCAATAATGTTGATACATATTTAGCGCCTTTTATAAGACACGATAACCTCAGTTACGCGGACGTACTGCAGGCTATGCAGAAATTTGTGTTCAACATGAACACAACCTCCAGATGGGGAGGACAGAGTCCTTTCACGAATCTTTCTTTTGACCTTGTGCCGCCCAAACACATCGCTGGTGAAGCCATTATTATAGGAGGAGTCCTTCAAGACTCCACTTACGGAGAATACTCCGCAGAAATGGAGATGATCAACCGATCCTTCATCGAAGTAATGCTGCACGGCGATCATCATAATAGAATTTTTTCATTCCCGATCCCGACTTACAACGTGACGGAAGACTTTCCGTGGGATTCTGAAATCGGACGCACTTTGCTGGAATTAACAGCCAAATACGGCGTTCCTTATTTCCAGAATTTTATCAGTTCCGACTTAAACCCTGAAGACGTGCGTTCCATGTGCTGCCGCCTTCAAATGGATTTGCGCGAAATCCGAAACAAAGTCGGCGGACTTTTCGGAGCAGGCGACCTGACCGGATCAATCGGAGTTGTAACTCTAAACTTGCCTAAACTTGCTTATCTGGCTCAAGGCGAAGAAGATTTTCTTGACCTCATTGAAGAATATGCTGAGCAGGCTAAAAACTCGCTTGAATTCAAACGAAAACTTATCCAGACCAATCTGGACAACGGCATGTTCCCATGGTCGCACCGTTACCTTAAAAACGGATACAAGGGTCACTTCTCAACCATAGGACTGCTAGGCGGACATGAAGCTTGTCTGAATCTGCTTGATAAGGGCATTGAAACACCTTCCGGCATCAGACTTATGACCAGAGTTCTAAATCACCTGCGCGACCTGACAGTCCGCTTTCAGGAAGAAACCGGAAACCTTTACAACCTCGAAGCTACTCCGGCAGAAGGAACGAGCTACCGTCTCGCAAGAATTGATAAAAGCCTTTATGCAGACATAAAAACGTCAGGCAACGAAACACCTTACTATACAAATTCCACAACACTTCCAGTCGGAATATCCAACGACGTGATTATGGCGCTTACTCATCAGAATAAACTGCAACCACTTTATACAGGCGGAAGCGTTTTTCATACGTTTCTCGGGGAATCAATATCTGATCTTGATGCTCTTAAAAGCTTCATTATCAAGGCTTTCCGTCAAACCAAAATACCGTATCTGTCAATAACCCCGACATTTTCAATCTGTAAGGATCATGGGTATATCTATGGAGAACACTATGAATGCCCTGACTGCGGGGAACCAGCTGAAGTATATACACGCATAGTCGGGTACTACCGCCCCGTAACCAGATGGAATGAAGGTAAAAAAGCCGAATACAAAGACAGAATGGAATATACGACTTTTAGTTGTTCATAG
- a CDS encoding response regulator gives MRILIVDDEQMVRENLVDYLEDEGLDVISVGSAEEALKLMETDTAEIAIVDMRLPVMHGNDLIIHLKKIRPEMDFIIHTGSVDYAVPPDVRNLGISSDNVLLKPVADMNIFIQKIKSLFGNKYKF, from the coding sequence ATGCGCATTTTAATTGTGGACGATGAGCAGATGGTCAGGGAAAACTTGGTAGACTACCTTGAAGATGAAGGACTGGATGTCATTTCGGTCGGAAGCGCTGAAGAAGCTTTAAAGCTTATGGAAACAGATACTGCCGAAATCGCAATTGTAGACATGCGACTTCCTGTAATGCACGGCAATGACCTAATTATTCATCTTAAAAAGATACGTCCCGAGATGGATTTCATTATCCATACAGGTTCAGTAGACTACGCAGTCCCGCCGGATGTACGAAATCTTGGAATTTCATCCGACAATGTACTACTTAAGCCTGTTGCGGATATGAATATTTTCATTCAAAAAATTAAATCACTATTTGGGAATAAGTATAAATTTTAA
- a CDS encoding CheR family methyltransferase — protein sequence MDINKTEFDLLRKHIYSMCGLIIGEGKEYLIEHRLKYLFKEKGCKSWLDFYHTLLKEGNFFKEEVISAISTHETSFFRDYHPFDSIRKKVLPRLVQNKKSNKQIRIWCAAASTGQEPYTLSMIVHDLIESVGFRTLKHDDFSIVATDISGNVLEKAQEGLFSEREFSRGLPDKYTKYFSQEGKQWKVSPSIRSIVSFQKLNLLESFRMLGQFDFVLCRNVLIYFDDKTKLDIVHRIHSLLPEDGYLLLGATESLAGQTDRFVSEHEGTSVLYRKQSCFSSTGKKTTPVEFQKCD from the coding sequence ATGGATATAAATAAGACTGAATTTGATCTTCTTAGAAAGCATATTTACAGCATGTGCGGGTTGATTATAGGGGAAGGAAAAGAATATCTTATCGAGCATCGCTTAAAGTACCTCTTTAAAGAAAAGGGCTGTAAATCTTGGCTTGATTTTTATCATACTCTGCTCAAAGAAGGTAATTTTTTTAAAGAAGAAGTTATCTCTGCCATCAGCACTCATGAAACTAGTTTTTTTAGAGATTATCATCCCTTTGATTCAATACGCAAGAAAGTTTTACCTCGCTTGGTTCAAAACAAAAAAAGTAACAAACAAATTCGTATCTGGTGTGCTGCTGCGTCAACAGGGCAAGAGCCTTACACTCTTTCTATGATTGTTCACGACTTAATTGAGTCTGTAGGATTTAGAACGCTGAAGCATGACGATTTTTCTATAGTTGCGACAGATATTTCTGGAAATGTGCTTGAAAAAGCTCAGGAAGGGCTGTTCAGTGAACGTGAATTTTCGCGAGGCTTACCTGATAAGTATACAAAGTATTTTAGTCAGGAAGGTAAACAATGGAAAGTCAGTCCGTCTATAAGATCAATTGTTTCTTTTCAAAAGCTTAACTTGCTGGAATCTTTCAGGATGCTTGGTCAATTTGATTTTGTTCTATGCAGAAATGTTCTGATATATTTTGATGACAAAACAAAATTAGATATAGTTCACAGGATTCATTCGTTACTCCCTGAAGATGGTTATTTGCTTCTGGGAGCAACTGAGTCGCTTGCCGGGCAGACTGACCGGTTTGTTTCTGAGCATGAAGGAACATCGGTTCTCTACCGGAAGCAGAGTTGTTTCAGCTCAACAGGCAAAAAAACTACCCCGGTGGAGTTCCAAAAATGCGATTAA